A DNA window from Entelurus aequoreus isolate RoL-2023_Sb linkage group LG24, RoL_Eaeq_v1.1, whole genome shotgun sequence contains the following coding sequences:
- the LOC133641889 gene encoding nuclear transport factor 2-like: MVEAEPPRWEQLGSCFVRHYYHLFESDRAKLADLYIPESLLTWEGDILHGKESIMKKLLNLDFKKIEHTITAQDHQPTPDNCVLSMVVGQLKADNDHIMGFHQIFLLREINASWVCTNEMFRLSLHNFA; encoded by the exons ATGGTGGAAGCTGAGCCTCCTCGGTGGGAGCAGTTAGGCTCTTGCTTCGTGCGGCACTACTACCACTTATTTGAAAGTGACAGAGCAAAACTTGCAGATCTGTAT ATTCCAGAGTCATTACTAACCTGGGAGGGAGACATACTCCATGGAAAAGAATCAATTATGAAGAAACTCCTT AATTTGGACTTCAAAAAAATAGAGCATACAATTACAGCACAGGACCACCAACCGACCCCAGACAACTGTGTCCTGAGTATGGTTGTCGGACAGCTAAAA GCTGACAACGATCACATCATGGGTTTTCATCAGATTTTCCTCCTGAGGGAAATAAACGCATCATGGGTGTGCACCAATGAAATGTTCAGGCTGTCCCTTCACAACTTTGCCTAG